The DNA region GCGTCGGCACGAGCGACATCGGCGCGAACGCCCGTCGCATCCGCAGGTTCCTCGCGGCCGTCCAGGGCGGAGGCTCCGGCGCGGCGGAAGCGCACGCGGCGGAAGCGCCGGGCGTCACCGTCGGCGCGACCGCGTTCTCCCCGCTCGTGAAGCCGGCCGCGGAGTGGCGGCGCCTGCTGCCGCCGGAGCGCTTCGACATCCTCTTCGAGGAGGGGACGGAGCGCGCGTTCTCCAGCCTGCTCGACAAGGAGACGCGCCCGGGGACCTACATCTGCGCCGCCTGCTTCCTGCCGCTGTTCGACGCGGCGGCCAAGTACGACAGCGGCACGGGCTGGCCGAGCTTCTGGCAGCCGATCGCGGGGCGCGTGGCGACGAAGCACGACTACCGCCTCTTCACGCCGCGCACCGAGTACCACTGCGTCCGCTGCGGCGGGCACCAGGGCCACGTCTTCGACGACGGGCCGGCGCCGACCGGCAAGCGCTGGTGCAACAACGGGCTCGCGCTGCTCTTCGTCCCGCAGGGCGAGCCGCTCCCCGCGCTGAGGCAGTGACGGTGGCCGCGCGCTGCGTCCTGTCCTCGCTGCTCTGCGCGGCCGCCGCGTGCGCACT from bacterium includes:
- the msrB gene encoding peptide-methionine (R)-S-oxide reductase MsrB is translated as MKPAAEWRRLLPPERFDILFEEGTERAFSSLLDKETRPGTYICAACFLPLFDAAAKYDSGTGWPSFWQPIAGRVATKHDYRLFTPRTEYHCVRCGGHQGHVFDDGPAPTGKRWCNNGLALLFVPQGEPLPALRQ